The following proteins are encoded in a genomic region of Chelmon rostratus isolate fCheRos1 chromosome 3, fCheRos1.pri, whole genome shotgun sequence:
- the lrpap1 gene encoding alpha-2-macroglobulin receptor-associated protein, with product MKLQCLVVALCFGVGVMAGKYSREMNEQKPSGSDGQPAEFRISKLNQVWEKAKRMQLSPVRHAELHSDLKIQEKDELQWKKMKVEGLDENGEKEAQLRRNFNVILAKYGMDGKRDTRPLESNYLKDHNTNEGDIFDDPRLDKLWNKAKSSGKFSSEELLNLKREFQHHKDKIHEYNILMDTVSRTEEIHKNVISPLEGDAKENVLHQKHMDLKQKMRDLNQGFDRLRKLSHEGFTEDSEFREPRVIELWEAAKRANLSEDELDSLKEELHHFETKVEKHSHYKEQLELSHQKLRHVESLGDKEHIRKNQEKYNTLAEKTREMGYKMKKHMQDLSNKISRQGLQHNEL from the exons ATGAAGCTTCAGTGTTTAGTCGTTGCTCTGTGCTTCGGCGTGGGTGTAATGGCTGGGAAATACTCTCGTGAAATGAACGAGCAGAAGCCGAGCGGCAGTGATGGGCAGCCGGCGGAGTTCAGGATATCTAAGCTGAACCAGGTGTGGGAGAAGGCTAAAAGG ATGCAGTTGTCCCCGGTGCGGCACGCTGAGCTGCACAGCGACCTGAAGATCCAGGAGAAAGAtgagctgcagtggaagaaGATGAAGGTGGAGGGGCTGGATGAAAACGGGGAGAAAGAGGCCCAGCTGCGACGTAACTTTAATG TGATCCTGGCCAAGTATGGAATGGATGGGAAAAGAGACACTCGACCACTGGAGAGCAACTACCTGAAGGACCACAACACCAATGAAGGAGATATATTTGATGATCCCAGGCTGGACAAGCTCTGGAAcaag GCCAAGAGCTCGGGCAAGTTCTCCAGCGAGGAGTTGCTGAACCTGAAGAGGGAGTTCCAGCATCACAAGGACAAGATCCACGAGTACAACATCCTCATGGATACCGTCAGCAGGACCGAGG AAATACATAAGAATGTGATCTCTCCCTTGGAGGGCGATGCCAAAGAGAATGTGCTGCACCAGAAGCACATGGACCTGAAGCAGAAGATGAGAGATCTGAACCAGGGCTTCGATCGCCTCCGTAAGCTCAGCCACGAGGGCTTCACTGAAGACAGCg AGTTTCGGGAGCCCCGTGTGATTGAACTGTGGGAGGCTGCCAAGAGAGCCAACCTCAGCGAAGATGAGCTGGACTCTCTCAAG GAGGAGCTGCATCACTTCGAGACCAAGGTGGAGAAGCACAGCCACTACAAGGAGCAGCTGGAGCTTTCCCACCAGAAGCTGCGACACGTGGAGAGTTTGGGAGATAAAGAGCACATCAGGAAGAACCAGGAAAAGTACAACACACTTGCTGAGAAGACCAGGGAGATGGGCTACAAG ATGAAGAAACATATGCAGGACTTGTCCAACAAGATTTCTCGTCAGGGACTCCAGCACAATGAGCTCTGA